From Pseudoalteromonas sp. Scap06:
ACCTTATGTACATGGCCAACACTTATTGGAAATGCCTGTTGAGCAAGGGCTGATACTGTCGGCTATCCCGGTGGTATTCACCTCTTTTGGTTTTCATGGCTCAATTCCTTCTATTGTTAAATATGTCGGGCTTGATATAAAAACCTTGCGCAAAGTTATGATTGCAGGCGCCTCTTTACCACTGGTTATTTATGTATTTTGGCAAGTATTAAGCCAAGGCATAATGAGCCAAGAGCAATTACTACAAAGCGATGGGTTAACTGGTTTTGTAGCCAGTGTGGCCAATATTGCCAATAACGCCAATGTTTCTACTGCGGTTAAACTCTTTGCCGACTTAGCTCTAGCAACGTCATTTTTAGGGGTAAGCTTGGGGTTATTTGACTTTTTTGCTGACACATTCAAAAAAGCAGACACGGGGGCTGATAGAATTAAAACAGCACTTATTACTTTTGTTCCTCCTCTTGGATTTGCTTTATTTTACCCGCAAGGATTTATTATGGCATTAGGCTATGCAGCCATTGCTTTGGTTATATTGGCAGTATTTTTACCCGTTAGCATGGTGTACAAGCAGCGTCAGGGGATTGAAAAAGAAGGCTATAAAGTACGCAGTGGTAATATTGGTTTGGCCATAGCCGCTTTGTGTGGTATTTCAATTATTAGCGCACAATGCCTGCAAATGGCAGGAGTTATACCGGCTATAGGCTAGCCCCTATAGTTGTTCTAATATATGCACCCCAATGATGGTTTTGGGGTGCATACCATTCAAACGTCAATAATTAACGTTAAAATACTATCGCTTGCCCTCTTCCGCTTTGCTCAGACGCCGCATCTAATTTGCCATCATTATTGATAATCACATGCATATCACCAAAGTGACGCTCATCCACTGTATAACCCATTTTTATTAGCTGTTGCTTTACTGAGGACTCCAAACCCGAGTGCGCTCTAATCACATTTTTAGGCCATAACTGATGGTGAAAACGCGGGCTATTTACTACTTCATTTGCGCTCATATTAAATTCAATCGCATTGAGTATTGATTGATACACTGAACTAATAATTGTGGTGCCGCCAGGCGACCCTGTTACCATTTTCACCTTATTATTACTGAGTAAAATGGTTGGAGTCATAGAGCTTAACATACGTTTATGTGGCTGAATTTCATTCGCTTTTCCGCCAATGGCGCCAAATACATTCATAACCCCAGGCTTAGCGCTAAAGTCATCCATTTCATCATTTAAAATAAAGCCAGCGCCTTCTACGACTACGCCACTACCAAACCCTAAATTGATGGTGGTGGTATTAGCAACAGCATTCCCCATGTTATCAATAATAGAAAAGTGTGTGGTTTGTTCGCTTTCTTTTAAACCCGGTTTAATATTTTCAGTGGTAGAAATGGCCTTTAAATCTATACTATTGCTGCGGTTTTTAAGATAGTTTTCTGCAAGTAACTTAGCTGTAGGCACTTGGTAAAAATCAGGATCGCCTAAGTATTCTGCCCTATCAGCAAACACTCGCTTACCTATTTCAGCAAGTAAGTGCACATACCCAACTGAATTATGTGATGGTGCAGCTATGGGCTTTTTAAGCTCATACATTTTAAGCCATTGTAATATAGCAATACCGCCGGAGCTTGGTGGCGGTGAAGTAAGCACTTGATAGCCGTTCCAGTTAGCT
This genomic window contains:
- the ggt gene encoding gamma-glutamyltransferase — its product is MGALFSPSKLIISSIVVIQLCVFSVAAKQSAVAMPDTFSAHAAKAVLEQGGNAVDAAIAAQFVLAVTLPEAGNIGGGGFMLIHKDGQGDFIDYRETAPNAAHRDMYLDAQGQVIANKSIYGIHASGVPGSVAGMWLAHKKHGTLPWKTLVQPAVTLAEQGFVVPEKLALLIKGYIEHLNNKNIKVNFANYFASATSGKLFKQPELAVTLKRIRDNGQDGFYQGETATIIANFMEQHGGIITQDDLKNYRAKSRTPIKANWNGYQVLTSPPPSSGGIAILQWLKMYELKKPIAAPSHNSVGYVHLLAEIGKRVFADRAEYLGDPDFYQVPTAKLLAENYLKNRSNSIDLKAISTTENIKPGLKESEQTTHFSIIDNMGNAVANTTTINLGFGSGVVVEGAGFILNDEMDDFSAKPGVMNVFGAIGGKANEIQPHKRMLSSMTPTILLSNNKVKMVTGSPGGTTIISSVYQSILNAIEFNMSANEVVNSPRFHHQLWPKNVIRAHSGLESSVKQQLIKMGYTVDERHFGDMHVIINNDGKLDAASEQSGRGQAIVF
- a CDS encoding aromatic amino acid transport family protein, whose translation is MLKNKTIGSMLIVAGTTIGAGMLALPIASAGLGFNTAMVLIVGCWLLMTYTALLMLELHQYAPRDATLNTLAKLWLGKRGQYVANFSMIFLFYALCAAYIAGGGAQLQERINTGFNLSIAPQFGSVILAVLIAGVVTLGTSKVDKLNRVLFSVKIVVLASLFYMLTPYVHGQHLLEMPVEQGLILSAIPVVFTSFGFHGSIPSIVKYVGLDIKTLRKVMIAGASLPLVIYVFWQVLSQGIMSQEQLLQSDGLTGFVASVANIANNANVSTAVKLFADLALATSFLGVSLGLFDFFADTFKKADTGADRIKTALITFVPPLGFALFYPQGFIMALGYAAIALVILAVFLPVSMVYKQRQGIEKEGYKVRSGNIGLAIAALCGISIISAQCLQMAGVIPAIG